A stretch of the Corynebacterium maris DSM 45190 genome encodes the following:
- the hemW gene encoding radical SAM family heme chaperone HemW, which produces MFGVYVHVPFCATRCGYCDFNTYTPGELGAASSTDAYLEALERELDAAAAQHGRPAQTVFVGGGTPSLLGAAGLTRVLDAVRNSFGLAPGAEITTESNPESVSPQFFEGILEAGYNRVSLGMQSAASNVLRILERAHTPGRAVDAAKEARAAGVEHVNLDMIYGTPTETDDDVRRTLDAVLDADVDHVSAYSLIVEDGTAMARKVRRGELPAPDEDVFADRYAIISERLEGAGFDWYEVSNWAKPGGQCEHNMIYWRDGDWWGAGPGAHSHLGDRRFYNVKHPARYYAAEGLPIAATEELTPQDRHTERMMLGLRLREGVPLTWVGAGARALVDKYVADGLLRVDGDRLAVTDRGRLLADGIVTDILIAEEG; this is translated from the coding sequence ATGTTTGGTGTCTATGTCCACGTCCCGTTTTGTGCCACCCGCTGCGGGTATTGCGACTTCAACACCTACACCCCGGGTGAGTTGGGGGCGGCGTCGTCGACCGACGCCTACCTCGAGGCGCTGGAGCGCGAACTCGACGCCGCGGCGGCGCAGCACGGGCGGCCCGCGCAGACGGTGTTCGTCGGCGGCGGCACCCCCTCACTGCTGGGCGCGGCGGGTCTGACGCGGGTGCTGGACGCGGTGCGCAACTCCTTCGGCCTGGCGCCGGGGGCGGAGATCACCACGGAGTCGAACCCGGAGTCGGTGTCGCCGCAGTTTTTCGAGGGCATCTTGGAGGCCGGCTACAACCGGGTCTCCCTGGGGATGCAGTCGGCCGCGTCGAATGTGCTGCGCATCCTGGAGCGCGCGCACACCCCGGGCCGGGCGGTCGACGCGGCGAAGGAGGCCCGCGCCGCGGGCGTGGAGCACGTGAACCTGGACATGATCTACGGCACGCCCACCGAAACCGACGACGACGTGCGCCGCACCCTGGACGCGGTGCTGGACGCCGACGTCGACCACGTCTCCGCCTACTCGCTGATCGTCGAGGACGGCACCGCCATGGCGCGCAAAGTCCGCCGCGGCGAGCTGCCCGCCCCGGACGAGGACGTCTTCGCCGACCGTTACGCGATCATCTCCGAGCGGCTGGAGGGCGCCGGCTTCGACTGGTACGAGGTCTCCAACTGGGCGAAGCCGGGCGGGCAATGCGAGCACAACATGATCTACTGGCGCGACGGCGACTGGTGGGGCGCCGGCCCCGGCGCGCACTCGCACCTGGGCGACAGGCGTTTCTACAACGTCAAGCACCCGGCGCGGTACTACGCGGCCGAAGGGTTGCCGATCGCGGCGACGGAGGAGTTGACGCCGCAGGACCGCCACACGGAGCGGATGATGCTGGGGCTGCGGCTGCGCGAGGGCGTTCCGCTCACCTGGGTGGGGGCCGGGGCGCGGGCGCTCGTCGACAAGTACGTCGCCGACGGGTTGCTGCGTGTCGACGGTGATCGTCTCGCGGTCACGGACCGTGGCCGGTTGCTGGCGGACGGCATCGTCACCGACATCTTGATCGCCGAGGAGGGCTGA
- the hrcA gene encoding heat-inducible transcriptional repressor HrcA, with translation MAGATDQRRGQVLRAIIADYISLHEPVGSKALLERHHINVSSATIRNDMAVLESEGYITQRHASSGRVPTEKGYRAFVDSIHDVKPLSTPERRAIVTFLEEGVDLEDVLRRSVHLLAQLTRQAAVVQLPTLNTSRVKHCEVVALGPMRLLLVLITDTGRVDQRNVELAAPAAEEQVHRLRDLLNEALQNKTMAEASTSLAELADQVPPELHEHMLRAATVLRETLVDQPNDRLIMAGASNLTRIARDFPVGLPDVISALEEQVVMLKLMADLPDLGNVSVVIGEENEEKQLHVTSIVTSAYGNEEDGKLGGLGVVGPTYMDYPGTMSKVSAVARYVGRILQGE, from the coding sequence ATGGCGGGAGCGACGGATCAGCGACGCGGGCAAGTTCTGCGCGCCATCATCGCCGACTACATTTCCCTGCACGAACCGGTGGGGTCGAAAGCGCTGCTGGAGAGACACCACATCAACGTCTCGTCCGCGACCATCCGCAACGACATGGCGGTGCTGGAGTCCGAGGGCTACATCACCCAGCGGCATGCGTCGTCGGGCCGGGTGCCCACGGAGAAGGGCTATCGGGCGTTCGTGGATTCGATCCACGACGTCAAGCCGTTGTCCACCCCGGAACGCCGCGCGATCGTGACGTTTTTGGAAGAGGGCGTCGACCTGGAGGACGTGCTGCGCCGCAGCGTGCATCTGCTGGCGCAGCTGACCCGGCAGGCGGCGGTGGTCCAGTTGCCGACGCTGAACACCTCGCGCGTCAAGCACTGCGAGGTGGTGGCGCTTGGCCCGATGCGATTGCTGCTCGTCCTGATCACCGACACCGGCCGGGTGGACCAGCGCAACGTGGAGTTGGCGGCGCCCGCCGCCGAGGAGCAGGTGCACCGCCTGCGCGACCTGCTCAACGAGGCGCTGCAGAACAAGACCATGGCGGAGGCGTCGACGAGTCTGGCGGAGCTGGCGGATCAGGTGCCGCCGGAGCTGCACGAGCATATGCTGCGGGCGGCGACGGTGCTGCGGGAGACGCTGGTGGATCAGCCCAACGACCGGCTGATCATGGCGGGCGCGTCGAACCTGACGCGGATCGCCCGGGATTTCCCCGTCGGGCTGCCGGACGTGATCTCCGCGCTGGAGGAGCAGGTGGTCATGCTCAAGCTGATGGCGGACCTGCCGGATCTGGGCAATGTGTCGGTGGTGATCGGGGAGGAGAACGAGGAGAAGCAGCTCCACGTCACTTCGATCGTCACCAGCGCGTACGGTAACGAAGAGGACGGCAAGCTCGGCGGCCTCGGTGTGGTGGGGCCGACCTACATGGACTATCCGGGAACTATGTCGAAGGTCTCGGCCGTTGCCCGGTATGTGGGTCGCATCCTGCAGGGTGAGTAA